From the Streptomyces nigrescens genome, one window contains:
- a CDS encoding MDR family MFS transporter, whose amino-acid sequence MSASTSGPTRRAGLRQAVVESVSGLPRQFWWLWTSTLINRLGAFVATFLALYLTVERGYSASYAGLVAALYGLGGVISSVGAGVMADRLGRRPTMLIAQLSTAASVALLGFMTDPVAIAAVAGLVGLATNASRPAVQAMMADIVAPEDRVRAFSLNYWAINLGFAISSTAAGLIAEHGYLTLFLGEAALVLACALVVFWKLPESRPTPGTPGGPDDADGGPAPAPVSMLTVLRDGRFMTVVGLNLLLALLFQQAYVSMPVSMGQDGFSSTDFGMVIAVNGVLVVLLQIPVTRFIEHRSPAMLLIGSALLAGYGFGLTALAGSVAMYAVAVTVWTLGEIINSPTQMGLVVRLSPLHGRGRYQGMYSLSWSVASLTAPLLGGLVIDHYGADALWAGCAAIGTLAALGYGLLLRGLPAQTGAGAGAVAGSQAVTAAGQSATAPVQSATAKGQAASATAAQEPSEPVA is encoded by the coding sequence ATGTCCGCATCCACATCCGGGCCCACCAGGCGGGCCGGTCTCCGGCAAGCCGTCGTGGAGAGCGTCTCCGGCCTCCCCCGGCAGTTCTGGTGGCTGTGGACCAGCACCCTGATCAACCGGCTGGGCGCCTTCGTCGCGACCTTCCTCGCCCTCTATCTGACCGTCGAGCGTGGCTATTCGGCCTCGTACGCGGGCCTGGTGGCCGCGCTCTACGGCCTGGGCGGAGTGATCTCGTCCGTGGGCGCCGGGGTCATGGCCGACCGTCTCGGCCGCCGGCCCACGATGCTGATCGCACAGCTGTCGACGGCGGCGTCCGTGGCGCTGCTCGGCTTCATGACGGACCCGGTCGCCATCGCGGCGGTGGCGGGCCTGGTCGGCCTGGCGACCAACGCCTCCCGCCCCGCCGTCCAGGCGATGATGGCGGACATCGTCGCCCCCGAGGACCGCGTCCGCGCCTTCTCCCTCAACTACTGGGCGATCAACCTCGGCTTCGCCATCTCCTCCACCGCCGCCGGACTCATCGCCGAGCACGGCTACTTGACCCTCTTCCTGGGCGAGGCCGCGCTCGTCCTGGCCTGTGCGCTGGTCGTCTTCTGGAAGCTCCCGGAATCACGCCCCACCCCGGGCACACCGGGCGGGCCGGACGACGCCGACGGCGGCCCGGCCCCCGCACCGGTCTCCATGCTGACCGTCCTGCGCGACGGCCGGTTCATGACCGTCGTCGGCCTCAACCTGCTGCTCGCCCTGCTCTTCCAGCAGGCCTATGTCTCGATGCCCGTGTCGATGGGTCAGGACGGCTTCTCCAGCACCGACTTCGGCATGGTCATCGCGGTCAACGGCGTCCTCGTCGTGCTGCTGCAGATCCCGGTGACGCGCTTCATCGAACACCGCAGCCCGGCCATGCTCCTCATCGGCTCCGCCCTGCTCGCCGGCTACGGCTTCGGGCTGACCGCGCTGGCCGGCTCGGTCGCCATGTACGCGGTCGCCGTCACCGTCTGGACCCTCGGCGAGATCATCAACTCCCCCACCCAGATGGGCCTGGTGGTGCGCCTGTCTCCGCTGCACGGCCGCGGCCGCTATCAGGGCATGTACTCCCTGTCGTGGTCCGTCGCCTCCCTGACGGCCCCTCTGCTGGGCGGTCTGGTGATCGACCACTACGGCGCCGATGCCCTGTGGGCGGGCTGCGCGGCTATCGGCACGCTGGCCGCGCTGGGATATGGGCTCCTGCTCCGGGGTCTGCCGGCGCAGACGGGCGCGGGGGCTGGGGCGGTGGCCGGGAGTCAGGCGGTCACGGCAGCGGGGCAGTCGGCCACGGCACCGGTGCAGTCGGCCACGGCCAAGGGGCAAGCGGCCTCGGCCACGGCCGCGCAGGAGCCGTCGGAGCCGGTGGCGTGA
- a CDS encoding phosphoglyceromutase — protein sequence MADAPYKLILLRHGESEWNAKNLFTGWVDVNLNEKGEKEAVRGGELLKDAGLLPDVVHTSLQKRAIRTAQLALESADRHWIPVHRSWRLNERHYGALQGKDKAQTLAEFGEEQFMLWRRSYDTPPPALDRDAEYSQFSDPRYAGLPPELRPQTECLKDVVVRMLPYWFDGIVPDLRAGKTVLVAAHGNSLRALVKHLDGISDEDIAGLNIPTGIPLAYELDADFRPVKPGGTYLDPEAAKAAIEAVKNQGKKK from the coding sequence ATGGCCGACGCACCGTACAAGCTGATCCTCCTCCGCCACGGCGAGAGCGAGTGGAACGCGAAGAACCTGTTCACCGGCTGGGTGGACGTCAATCTCAACGAGAAGGGCGAGAAGGAGGCAGTCCGCGGCGGAGAGCTGCTCAAGGACGCCGGCCTGCTCCCCGACGTAGTGCACACCTCCCTCCAGAAGCGCGCCATCCGCACCGCGCAGCTGGCCCTGGAGTCCGCCGACCGGCACTGGATCCCCGTCCACCGCAGCTGGCGGCTGAACGAGCGCCACTACGGTGCGCTGCAGGGCAAGGACAAGGCGCAGACGCTGGCCGAGTTCGGCGAGGAGCAGTTCATGCTCTGGCGCCGCTCGTACGACACCCCGCCGCCCGCGCTCGACCGTGACGCCGAGTACTCCCAGTTCTCCGACCCGCGCTACGCCGGCCTCCCGCCGGAGCTGCGCCCGCAGACGGAGTGCCTCAAGGACGTCGTCGTCCGCATGCTCCCGTACTGGTTCGACGGCATCGTCCCGGACCTCCGCGCCGGAAAGACGGTCCTGGTCGCTGCGCACGGCAACAGCCTGCGCGCCCTGGTCAAGCACCTCGACGGCATCTCCGACGAGGACATCGCCGGCCTGAACATCCCCACCGGCATCCCGCTCGCCTACGAGCTGGACGCCGACTTCCGCCCGGTCAAGCCCGGCGGCACCTACCTCGACCCGGAGGCCGCCAAGGCCGCCATCGAGGCCGTGAAGAACCAGGGCAAGAAGAAGTAA